The Sphingomonas sp. So64.6b genome includes a region encoding these proteins:
- the rfbA gene encoding glucose-1-phosphate thymidylyltransferase RfbA: MKGIILAGGSGTRLYPATLAISKQLLPVFDKPMIYYPLSVLMLAGIRDILIISTPRDLPMFRLLLGDGSMFGINLVYAEQDSPRGLPEAFLIAEEFLAGEPCALILGDNIFHGDGLGGKCRAAAQAAEAGAATVFAYQVDDPERYGVVSFDAEGRASSIEEKPEVPASNWALTGLYFCTAEVVKIAQGLTPSARGELEIVDVLRAYLAAGILEVGRLGRGYAWLDTGTHDSLHDASSFVRTIERRQGIKIACPEEIALDLGYLDPAALMTRADLLGKTDYARYLRYCAAQAA, from the coding sequence ATGAAGGGTATTATTCTGGCGGGAGGCAGCGGCACGCGGCTCTACCCAGCGACGTTGGCGATATCGAAGCAGCTGCTGCCGGTGTTCGACAAGCCGATGATCTATTATCCGCTGTCGGTGCTGATGCTCGCCGGCATTCGCGACATTCTGATCATCTCGACACCGCGCGACCTGCCGATGTTCCGGCTGTTGTTGGGCGACGGCTCGATGTTCGGGATCAACCTGGTTTATGCCGAGCAGGATTCGCCGCGCGGCCTGCCCGAGGCGTTTCTGATCGCCGAGGAGTTCCTTGCCGGCGAACCGTGCGCGCTGATCCTTGGCGACAATATCTTTCACGGCGACGGACTGGGCGGAAAGTGCCGCGCCGCCGCGCAAGCGGCCGAGGCGGGTGCCGCGACGGTGTTCGCCTATCAGGTCGACGATCCGGAGCGTTACGGGGTGGTGTCGTTCGATGCCGAGGGTCGGGCCTCTTCGATCGAGGAAAAGCCCGAGGTTCCGGCGTCGAACTGGGCACTGACCGGGCTTTATTTCTGCACCGCAGAGGTCGTGAAGATCGCCCAGGGCCTGACCCCGTCGGCGCGGGGCGAGCTGGAAATTGTCGATGTGCTTCGCGCCTATCTCGCGGCGGGCATCCTAGAGGTTGGGCGGCTCGGGCGTGGTTATGCCTGGCTCGACACAGGCACGCATGATTCGCTGCACGACGCATCGTCTTTCGTGCGCACGATCGAACGACGCCAGGGCATCAAGATCGCCTGCCCGGAGGAGATCGCGCTCGATCTCGGTTATCTCGATCCGGCGGCGCTGATGACCCGCGCCGACTTGCTCGGCAAGACGGACTATGCGCGCTATCTGCGCTATTGTGCGGCGCAGGCGGCATGA